The Amycolatopsis coloradensis sequence GCGTTCGGCGCCAGCACCGGCAGCCCGGACGCCATCGCTTCCTGGATGGCCTGGCAGAACGTCTCGTGCGGTCCTGTGTGGACGAACACGTCGAGGCTCGCGTACGCGGCGGAAAGCTCCTTGCCGTACCGGGCGCCGAGGAACGCCGCACCCGGGATCCGCTCGCGCAGCATCGGCAACTCCGGCCCGTCACCGACGACGACCACGCGGATGCCGTCGACCCCGGCGAGCGCGGTCAGCCGCTCGACCTCCTTCTCCGGCGCGAGCCTGCCGACGAAACCGACCAGCAGTTCGCCGTTCGGCGCCAGCTCGGCCCGCAACGCGAGGTCGGCGTGGACCGGCGAGAACCGCTCGATGTCGACGCCACGCGCCCAGCGGTGCACCCGCGGGATCCCGTGCAGTTTCAGCTGCTCCACCGAGTCCGTCGACGGCGCGAGCGTGCGGTCGGCCCGCGAGTGCAGGCGGCGCACCCAGCGCCAGGCCGCGCGGGCGGCGATGCCGAAGCCGTACGCGGCGGCGAACCCGGCGATGTCGGTCTGGTACACCGCGACACACGGCACCCGCAGCCGCCTGGCCGCGGCGAGCCCGCGGGCGCCGACCACGAACGGTGACGCCAGATGCACCACGTCCGGGCCGAAATCGGCCAGC is a genomic window containing:
- a CDS encoding glycosyltransferase family 1 protein encodes the protein MRVAIVTESFLPQVNGVTNSVLRVVEHLRDRAHDVLIIAPGPGPVEYLGAPVVRIPALDFPGVNSLPIGVPTRTVLTALADFGPDVVHLASPFVVGARGLAAARRLRVPCVAVYQTDIAGFAAAYGFGIAARAAWRWVRRLHSRADRTLAPSTDSVEQLKLHGIPRVHRWARGVDIERFSPVHADLALRAELAPNGELLVGFVGRLAPEKEVERLTALAGVDGIRVVVVGDGPELPMLRERIPGAAFLGARYGKELSAAYASLDVFVHTGPHETFCQAIQEAMASGLPVLAPNAGGPKDLVLPGRTGYLLPADRAGFATALVDKVNDLRDEALRARLGEKARKVVLGRTWPAVCHELVGHYEAVQGKIARAA